The genomic window CACGACCGAGAATGCTGTAGAAGTCCGCGTCGCCGCCGTTGGTGATGAAAGATTTGTGCCCGTTGACCACGAGCTGGCCGTCGACCTCTTCGATCGACGTCGTCAGCGCCTTGAGGTCGGATCCCACATGCGGCTCGGTGAGGCCGAGTGCGGCGATAGCGTCGAGGTTGGCTACTCGCGGCAGCCAGTACTCCTGCATCGCGGGAGTGCCGCCGACCGACAGCCCGTAGCTGCCGATGCCCTGCATAGCGAAGAGCGAGTCGAGGTGTGCGCATTCGGCAGCGAGGCGCTCACGTACGACGGTGACCGCAAGCGAGTCGACCTTCTCGAACCGACCCCCGAACTGCCTCGGAACCGTCACGCCGGCCAAGCCAGTGGCCTGTAGACGCTTGCGGACGTCCACGTCGATGCTGTCCGACTCGTCGGCCCGATCGGCGATATCGCGGACAGATTCCGCAAGCGCCCGCGCTTCGACCTGCAGTTCGACATACTTACTTGGGAGCTCGAACAGTCCCGCTGATTCAGACACCATGTCTCCATTCGTCAATCTATGATTACCATACTAAGGAATTGCCTACAGCGGTCCGGATCCAGGAGAAAAACGATGCCCCAGTTCGACGCACCAGGTCAGGTCGATATCACTGCGCAGTTCGATCTCAGCGGCCGCGTAGCCCTGATCACCGGAGGCAGCCGAGGACTCGGCAAAGCGATGGCGTTCGGCCTGGCCCAGGCAGGTGCTGACGTCATCGTCGCCAGCCGCGATTTCGAGTCGTGCCAGGTGACGGCCAAGGAGATCGAGGACGCGACCGGGCGTCGGGCATTCCCGATCGCCGCCCACGTCGGGAAGTGGGACGCACTCGACGAGCTGGTCGACAAGTCCTACGAGCACTTCGGCAAGGTCGACGTGCTGATCAACAACGCGGGCATGTCGCCGCTGTACGACTCGGTCGACTCGATTTCCGAGACTCTGTTCGACAAGGTCCTCGGGGTGAATCTGAAGGGCCCGTTCCGCCTCGCAGCCCTGATCGGAACCAGAATGGCGCAGGGCGACGGCGGCTCCATCATCAACATCTCGAGTGCGGCGTCGACCAAGCCGAGGCCGGACGTGCTGCCGTACGCCGCTGCCAAGGCAGGCCTGAACGCCATCACCGTCGGGCTGGCCAAGACTTTCGGGCCGACCGTGCGCACCAACGCGATCA from Rhodococcus sp. P1Y includes these protein-coding regions:
- a CDS encoding SDR family NAD(P)-dependent oxidoreductase, with translation MPQFDAPGQVDITAQFDLSGRVALITGGSRGLGKAMAFGLAQAGADVIVASRDFESCQVTAKEIEDATGRRAFPIAAHVGKWDALDELVDKSYEHFGKVDVLINNAGMSPLYDSVDSISETLFDKVLGVNLKGPFRLAALIGTRMAQGDGGSIINISSAASTKPRPDVLPYAAAKAGLNAITVGLAKTFGPTVRTNAIMAGTFLTDVSNAWDMEAFGKRAATFAAKRGGDPNEIVGAALYLASDASSYTTGSIITVDGGM